The following are from one region of the Lytechinus variegatus isolate NC3 chromosome 4, Lvar_3.0, whole genome shotgun sequence genome:
- the LOC121413401 gene encoding uncharacterized protein LOC121413401 gives MESCICAKCMAKYTKKLKDPMYTPQKHRKKERSVCFLSFFDMCTDTSQRDCNCTLESFNNCFSLKCISIPETLSLCIKHRTQLSRFQNWECCSVCEDYIKTEDRRYSCATMVDIDKERLNNINENLSLNAESILCSSCYRYTLKQMNKPASSIDELQKMLKIEAAQHEINKTTQETIPDKVLYDVYLYVCTLCEKDKCFLLLTVYKYYVSKLRIICKEDMYYEHMKKSPSYLNGRIIHKFGDLLSTHRIARKYGLFYYPSHLSHEDILCAWHLSHSKLNKVQSNQSSDDIEMMDDESFSFTNTESDCNMQFRKIALECNELLRKQGRDITAHFIANPMSLAEFKFETAFDLFTPLIWNIICIITSTQDEIKFFKQSDMNIVKEYVVSI, from the coding sequence ATGGAAAGTTGTATTTGTGCTAAATGCATggcaaaatatacaaaaaaattgaaggatCCCATGTACACTCCACAAAAAcataggaagaaagaaaggagtgtttgttttttatcgttttttGATATGTGCACTGACACATCTCAGAGAGATTGTAATTGCACTCTTGAATCattcaataattgtttttccttaaaatgtatTTCAATCCCGGAAACATTATCATTATGTATAAAGCACCGCACACAGCTGTCACGGTTCCAGAATTGGGAATGCTGTTCTGTTTGTGAAGATTATATTAAAACGGAAGACAGAAGGTATTCATGTGCAACGATGGTTGACATAGATAAAGAGAGACTTaacaatataaatgaaaatctgtCTCTTAATGCTGAGAGTATATTATGCAGTTCATGTTACAGATACACTttgaaacaaatgaataaaccaGCTTCATCAATTGATGAACTacaaaaaatgctgaaaattgaaGCTGCACAACATGAAATTAACAAGACAACTCAGGAAACAATACCAGACAAAGTGTTGTATGATGtttatttgtatgtatgtacattatGTGAAAAAGATAAATGTTTTTTGCTTTTAACTGTATACAAATACTATGTTTCAAAactgagaataatatgcaaGGAAGATATGTATTATGAACATATGAAGAAAAGCCCTTCATATCTTAACGGTAGGATAATTCATAAGTTTGGTGATCTTTTGTCTACGCACAGAATTGCACGCAAATATGGTTTGTTTTATTATCCTTCACATTTATCACATGAAGATATTCTATGCGCTTGGCATTTGTCACACTCAAAACTCAACAAGGTCCAAAGTAATCAATCAAGTGATGATATTGAGATGATGGATGATGAATCTTTTTCCTTCACTAATACCGAATCAGATTGTAATATGCAGTTCAGAAAAATTGCACTGGAATGCAATGAATTATTACGCAAACAAGGAAGGGACATAACCGCTCATTTTATTGCGAACCCAATGTCCTTAGCTGAATTCAAATTTGAGACTGCTTTTGATTTATTCACCCCCCTTATTTGGAACATTATTTGTATCATAACATCTACTCAGGATGAGATCaaatttttcaagcaatctgacATGAATATTGTTAAAGAATATGTAGTTTCCATCTGA